In one window of Deltaproteobacteria bacterium DNA:
- a CDS encoding ABC transporter permease — MSNLFKIAIRNLARYRRRTLLTASLVAIGVIFVLVFVAASGSFKNMIVGQITGSVLGDIEIHRKGYVASIDSLPLTMNMGAGAFAKAEKALQAIPEIEAYSPRIKFGGMFSNFTETTSIRLNGVYPDKEMKTLPLLASRIIEGEKDIKKGEILVPELLARGLKVKVGDMVVVVSTNKDGSVNGKQLRVGGVLESAQGPGGRDGYVHMDDAREILRMEEQEISEIAIKLHNFSSLHTVYNKLEGSLGKDVNKKGKPIFEVHTWESLSPFYNIVRMIDLMTLFIKIMLIAIVLVSVMNVMIMAVYERIREIGTIAAIGTLPGKILSMFVIEGFSLGIFGAVIGNAVGLTIIFVLRLVKVTFSFGRQTGLVLMPSIQVSDILIVSLIVIIVAVLGSLQPALKASRMEPIQALRHV, encoded by the coding sequence ATGTCTAATCTTTTCAAGATAGCCATACGGAACCTGGCGCGGTACCGGAGAAGGACATTGCTCACCGCCTCCCTTGTCGCCATAGGGGTTATATTTGTCCTGGTCTTTGTCGCGGCTTCCGGTTCCTTCAAAAATATGATCGTGGGGCAGATCACGGGTTCCGTCCTGGGAGACATCGAGATTCACAGAAAGGGCTACGTCGCCTCCATCGACAGCCTGCCGCTAACGATGAACATGGGGGCCGGGGCCTTCGCGAAAGCGGAGAAGGCGCTTCAGGCTATCCCGGAGATCGAGGCCTACTCGCCCAGGATCAAGTTCGGAGGTATGTTCAGCAACTTCACGGAGACAACCAGCATACGCCTCAATGGGGTCTATCCGGACAAAGAGATGAAAACGCTGCCGCTTCTGGCTTCGAGAATCATCGAGGGGGAAAAGGACATCAAAAAGGGTGAGATCCTCGTTCCCGAGCTCCTGGCGCGCGGCCTGAAGGTAAAAGTCGGCGACATGGTGGTGGTGGTCTCCACGAACAAGGACGGCTCGGTGAATGGCAAGCAGCTCCGGGTCGGAGGGGTGCTGGAGAGCGCCCAGGGACCGGGAGGACGGGATGGGTACGTGCACATGGACGACGCCAGGGAGATCCTCCGCATGGAGGAGCAGGAGATCAGCGAGATCGCCATTAAGCTCCATAATTTCAGCTCACTCCACACCGTTTACAATAAGCTGGAAGGCTCCCTTGGAAAGGACGTCAACAAGAAGGGCAAGCCCATCTTCGAGGTCCATACCTGGGAGTCCCTTTCGCCCTTCTACAATATTGTACGTATGATCGATTTGATGACCCTTTTCATAAAGATCATGCTCATCGCCATCGTCCTTGTCAGCGTCATGAACGTCATGATCATGGCCGTCTACGAGCGGATACGGGAGATCGGGACGATAGCGGCCATCGGCACCCTGCCGGGAAAGATCCTCTCCATGTTTGTGATCGAGGGGTTTTCCCTGGGCATATTCGGAGCCGTCATCGGCAACGCGGTCGGACTGACGATCATCTTTGTGCTGCGCCTCGTCAAGGTGACTTTCAGTTTCGGCAGGCAAACGGGCCTCGTGCTCATGCCGAGCATACAGGTTTCGGACATCTTAATTGTTTCGCTCATCGTCATTATTGTAGCCGTATTGGGGAGCCTCCAGCCGGCACTCAAAGCATCGAGGATGGAGCCCATACAGGCACTGAGACACGTCTAG
- a CDS encoding ABC transporter ATP-binding protein, translating into MALIYAENIQKDYQVGEVVVPALKGVGFEIEPSSFVSFVGPSGSGKTTLLNLIGCLDKPTAGILKVAGTDVSGLDRKQGAFFRGKNLGFIFQDFNLLPVLTVYENIEYPLLMVQNVAPGERKNRVMGLLEAVSMAEQKNKFPDQLSGGQKQRVAVARALVTNPKLVLADEPTANLDSKTAYLVIDLMKKMRDQFKTTFIFSTHDQKIVGEAEIIYTLEDGALAGKQVKGGNGHV; encoded by the coding sequence ATGGCACTTATCTACGCAGAAAATATCCAGAAAGACTACCAGGTGGGAGAGGTGGTGGTACCCGCCTTGAAAGGGGTGGGTTTTGAGATTGAGCCTTCCTCTTTTGTCTCTTTTGTGGGGCCGTCGGGAAGCGGCAAAACCACTTTATTAAATCTGATCGGCTGTCTGGACAAGCCGACCGCCGGGATTTTAAAAGTCGCCGGCACGGATGTTTCCGGCCTGGATCGTAAGCAAGGGGCCTTTTTCCGGGGGAAGAACCTGGGTTTTATCTTCCAGGATTTCAATCTGCTCCCGGTTTTGACGGTTTATGAAAATATTGAATATCCCCTGCTCATGGTTCAGAATGTTGCGCCGGGGGAACGAAAGAACCGGGTTATGGGGCTTCTGGAAGCCGTCAGCATGGCGGAGCAAAAAAATAAATTTCCCGATCAACTCTCCGGCGGGCAAAAACAGCGGGTAGCGGTGGCCAGGGCCTTGGTGACCAATCCCAAACTGGTCCTGGCTGATGAGCCAACAGCCAACCTGGACAGCAAGACCGCCTATCTGGTCATCGATCTGATGAAGAAAATGCGGGATCAATTTAAGACCACCTTTATCTTCTCGACGCACGATCAGAAAATCGTCGGTGAAGCGGAGATCATCTATACTCTGGAAGACGGCGCGCTGGCAGGTAAACAGGTGAAGGGAGGCAACGGCCATGTCTAA
- a CDS encoding outer membrane lipoprotein-sorting protein, translating to MKRYLVFLLVLWCAVLLGGAAPLYAIDGAQLLAQIDKNLSPESYESYRKIINIEPDGKKKEYVYFTAKKGADKMVGLFLSPASEKGRSTLRLGENMWLYVPNVGKPIRITSLQSVIGGVFNNADILALDYSVDYTVEKMETLPNETLLFLKAKTKTVAYDRLKMWVDKNKNLPTKIECLTEANMLIKTLYFKDIKDFGAGLVRPAIIETDSPLHKGYKSIMIFAKMKKKDFKDEVFTLTFMPKMDSLR from the coding sequence ATGAAAAGGTATTTGGTCTTCTTACTTGTGCTCTGGTGCGCCGTACTGCTGGGTGGTGCCGCACCACTTTATGCCATTGACGGGGCACAACTGCTTGCCCAGATAGACAAGAACCTCAGCCCCGAATCTTATGAGTCGTATCGGAAGATCATCAACATCGAACCGGACGGAAAAAAGAAAGAGTACGTCTATTTTACGGCCAAAAAAGGAGCGGATAAAATGGTCGGGCTGTTTCTTTCGCCGGCCAGTGAAAAAGGCCGGAGCACGCTCAGGCTCGGGGAGAATATGTGGCTCTATGTCCCCAATGTGGGCAAGCCGATCCGCATCACCAGCCTCCAGTCGGTCATCGGCGGGGTTTTTAACAATGCCGACATCCTGGCCCTCGATTATTCCGTAGATTATACCGTTGAAAAGATGGAGACCCTCCCTAACGAAACCCTTCTATTTCTCAAAGCCAAGACGAAAACCGTGGCTTATGACCGGCTCAAAATGTGGGTGGATAAGAATAAAAATCTACCGACTAAAATCGAATGTCTCACCGAAGCCAACATGCTGATCAAGACCCTCTATTTCAAGGATATCAAGGATTTCGGGGCGGGTTTGGTGCGACCGGCCATTATAGAAACGGACAGCCCCCTCCACAAGGGCTATAAGTCGATTATGATCTTCGCCAAGATGAAAAAGAAAGACTTCAAAGACGAGGTCTTTACCTTGACCTTTATGCCGAAGATGGACTCTTTAAGGTAG
- a CDS encoding NifB/NifX family molybdenum-iron cluster-binding protein, producing the protein MKKFILIVMVLVSFLAIPAFAAQSIKIAVAANDKVPTATVSGQAATAPYFLFFDQKGKMLEAVQNPYKDADRAGPSVVGFLAGKGITVVVAGGFGPKIMDDMKTKGITPVSFNGAAEAVKKFLQSKLK; encoded by the coding sequence ATGAAAAAATTTATACTCATCGTAATGGTTCTCGTTTCGTTTCTGGCGATCCCCGCCTTCGCAGCACAAAGCATAAAAATTGCCGTTGCCGCGAACGATAAGGTCCCGACCGCCACCGTGAGCGGTCAGGCGGCAACGGCCCCCTATTTTCTCTTTTTCGATCAAAAAGGGAAGATGCTGGAGGCGGTTCAGAATCCCTACAAGGATGCGGATCGCGCCGGGCCGAGCGTCGTGGGTTTTCTTGCCGGAAAGGGGATTACGGTGGTGGTAGCCGGAGGATTTGGGCCGAAGATTATGGACGATATGAAAACCAAAGGGATCACTCCGGTCTCTTTTAATGGCGCAGCAGAGGCCGTAAAGAAGTTTTTGCAGTCCAAGTTGAAATAG